ACGCGTAATTAACTGTCTTTATGTTTAACATTATtagttaataaatgtatttataataataattccaattaataatataattatatatgttaatattattaataataataataatactaataataattgtaatacaagataataataataataataataataataataataataataataataataataataataataatatcaaaataatactaataataataataagaataatgatagaagtatttataaaaatgataataataatattattaatgataataaaaataaattgtattattttttacAATAATACTATATTGatcactataattataataataatttttaatgataatagtaataataattatagaaataataataacaataatgatgctAGAAATGATAGtagtattaataaataatataataactcacatgtatcaaatttcctatctatattgaaaataataatattaataatactaatattactattactattaatattaatattaattataataatgaaagtaataataatattaatatagcaactatattttaatttgtaattaaattattatataaatttatatatatatatatatatatatatatatatatatatatatatatatatatatatatatatatatatatatatatatatatatatatatatatatattcatttacaatAATTGTTCGAGAATCTTAGGGTTAAGTCCAAAGGAtaaattaaacgtatgaaattattttaatataaaatattaatttacttaacttgtcgatatccatgtGCTAAGTTATCTACATTCCATAATTTTACTTTTTCAATAAATAATATGGAAGTTAAATAGTTATTTTATCCAAAAGTCACGAAAAAATTATTGTAAAACATGTACTGGAAATTAAACAGAAATCTCcaataacccttgtctagttctcgttcattgacacatttgttcttacttataaatcactttaccaattattctgaatacctttaaaaagaatagattttttttaaatcacagtggacctcacaacagagactcgtaatcaaaatgaatcttgataactcaatcatttgatatcatattataattccgttgataaatttattgaacaaatatgttcatgtaaagtattatacgtttaatactttgttaacattctcaagttataatatatatacgtatatatataatcatattcatttatataatggttcgtgaatcatcagaatttggtcgaggttaaatgaatgtatgaacatagtttaaaatctttgagattcaacattacagactttgcttatcatgtcagaaacatataaagatcaagtttaaatttggtcggaaatttccaggttgtcacatatGCAGTTCTAGTtatggtcccacggatggcgccatttgatcgaacataaatctgcTCAAATAGCAAAATTGATGTTTAGTGTTTAAGGGAGTGTTTAAGAACGTTTATAGCTTTAATCTCCGATCCGGCTTACCGTGAATAATCcttatcgagatgatgatctacaaAAAGGGTGATCAAAGCTACGTCCACCATTGATGGCAATTACCACAACAATGGCCACTAGAGGTGGTtgcatagggtttatgttcatagaacATACCTACGTTTTCTGGATGCAATCGTGAATTCGAGTAATACATAAAATGTTGTGTCGAGTGAAGGaggttagggttgtatttataataaaaccctAACCATAGATTACCTCATAATTAAGTTCGAGATCTTATCGAATAACAACCATAAATAacgggtttatagttggaaaaggatCACGTTTAATTATAGATAAGATCATATCTGATTGCTTTCGTGTGCGCAAAGCAATACCCGCATGCGCACCTCCTAATTAGATGTTCTAGCAATATTCAGGACGTGCACACTGCACGTGATACGCACGAGTGCCATGCGCGTAGGTACGCGTATCATTAATGTCGAAGCCTGATTTATTGGGGTGAAGTTGGCCAAAAAGAAGTTTGGAGTACCGACTTGGTTCTTGAAACGAATAGTAAAATCGAAATGATTTGAGCGCATTTAaaggcggctcaagatagacaaaagtcgtatgcgaaTAAACATAGGCGACCGATtaagtttcaagaaggtgataatgtcatgcttaaagtttcaccttggaaaggcattatcCGATTCCGAAAATGAGGAATGcttgctcctcggtttattgggccattcaaaattTTAGCTcttgttggcgaagttgcatatcgattggagttacctgaagagcttgcggggatccataatacatttcatgttacccatctccgtaagtgtcttgcgatgACTCAGCGTAGGTACCCTTAGATGAGATTGTTTTAAACAATAAGTTGGATTATGTTGAAGAACCGATTTCTATACTTGACGAAAAAGTGAAAATGTTGCGAAATaaggaagtgagaacttttaaattCAATGGAAACATAGAAAGGGTTtcgagtttacgtgggagcccgaagagtttgtgttggtgtatcttccttcttgtcatgcggcttagatCGCGAGGACAATCTACAATTTaagtggggagagttgtaagaatCGAAAACCAAAAGTACAAATCGCACGGTGTAAATAATAAAATTTTGAGAATTTTACACTGTGGCACGCCGTGCCACTTAATAGGTACGTCGTGCCACCACCTGGTCAGCAAACCTTGTTTTAATTAAATATTAGAcgaggcattttggtcatttcacaatGGAACGGGTTTTGAAGCATTAAAGGCAGATTTTGGCCTCATTGAAACCCTAACACCTTATCCTTAACTTCATCCTCCTCATTCAATTAGAGAGAGAAAGTGATAAAAGAGATAGAGCTTGATTCAAGCAAGGAAGAAGCTAGTTCTCACAAAATTGGAGTTGGATTTTTGTCGAATATACTTGCTAGCCATCTTTtggtgttgtggtaagttctaattcCATGTTATAGTGTTTAATTTGCTTATGGTTGGGGTTTTGGTGAACTATTGTGTGTAAACCCCATTTCTTGTTAAGTATGGGTGTTTTGGGGTAGATGATGAACATAGACCATATTTATACCCTAGTTAAGATTTGATGTTGATGATTGGTGTTAGTGGTCTTGTTAGGACActttaatcactagcacacttaggtgCTAGTGGATGAAGGGTGAAATGGGTTTTTGGTTGACCCGATCTAGGAAGATGGACCTTGAAATGGTTTAATTGGGTAAGGGATGACCCAAATGGTAAATTGGGAGTGTAATCACCCAAGACTTTTATAAGTTGGCATGTATAGACTCTAATTGCTTGCTTAGAGTGATTCGGGATATTTTTGGCCTAGTGAGGGTGCGGTTAGTGCAAATGGGTCACtatgggtcgaaattacactaggGTTAGGGAGATGTTGTGCTATTCAACTCGTTTGTTTATTGATTGTGCAATTTATGTAATAGGCGTGTTACATTGAAGCTCGCGGAACTTGTTTTGGATATTCACCGaattgataaggtgagtggaatatttatacacatatgtatatgGTTTATTTATTGGTGTTTAATGTGGTTTAGTGAGGGTCCGTAATCCGGGACTCACTAGAGTGATTATTGTGTGTTGCATGTCACTCAAGTTGTGTGTAGCATACCACATTGGTTATAGAGCGATTATTGTGAGTAGCATGTCGCCATGTAAGATAGTCGGTGGTTGTGTGCGTTGCACACCGTCATTGATATTGTGGCGGTTATTGTAAGTTGCATGTCGTCATGATGTTATGGTGGTTATTGTGAGTTGCATGCCACCATGGGGCTAGTAATTATTGTGAGTAGCATGTCACTAACGGTTGTTGCGAACGGCCGATGGTTCTCTTGTAAGAACCATTCCCGTTGCTTATGGTTGACCATGGTTATTGTATTGTGATGTTTAGCTTTAATATTTCTATATTATTATGCTAATGATATTGTTCTAGTTGTGTGATTGTGGTACTAGCTTGACTTGCGTTGACTATGCGGTTGTGTGAATTATATTGTGTTCGTTGCACTAGTAGGtaaaacatatatgtatatgtatacctaTTTCATTCATTAAGCgttgcttacccctctcattgtttacattttagGTACGATCGCGGAGAAGGGTAAAGGGGTTCCCGGGGATTAGAATATTCCCTTTGATGCTCGTAGGCTTAGCTTTGGAAGACGACCTAgtttttgggtagtttaatcccaaaccatgctcatgtgtcgtttgATTGTTAAACTAgttgtgggtcaaacttgtattcaATTTGGTTATACGGGCCGATGTAGCCTCGATGtcttaaaacttgttttgatgtgtAAACATGTGTATGGTCCCAATACGATACTATTGATGACTGGATGATGTTAATTATGTTTGTAAACTTGAAATTTGGTGTTTGACCATTTAAACTTAAAACAGGACTGGCAGTTGCAACCTGGCACGTCGTGCCAAGTGGGCATCTAGTCAGGGTCAGTCATCAAGTGGCACGCCGTGCCACATAGATGGCACGCCGTGCCAGGTCAGTTTTAGGCCAGGTTCAGTAGTCAAGTGGCACTCCGTGCCATATAAATGGCACGCCGTTCCAGGTgctgtatgtaaaaaaaaaaatttcgagtcGATTTTTGATTAACGATGTCGGGTCGTTACAACTCAGTTTatgcattaacagtttgtataaagtgAGTGGATTTATCATAAATAATGTTGGATTTATCACTACCCATAATTTTACGTAATGAATTAAAAGTTGTACAGAAACATATATTACCCTAATACTATAATTAACAagtctttatcattaatattaattaaatactagTTGGGACGGGCTTATGTTGGGGCATTCGGGGTAAATTACCACCGATGACCGTATTTTTTAGTGTATTTATATGTTGAAGTTCGATGTTTTTTCAAATCGTtttgttttattttaaagttttaacATTTTGTCCTCGTCGAAAAACACTCTGCAGCCACCAATGATTGCGATAACGTATATAGGATCATACAAGGCATATGATTCAAAATACATTTATGGTCCAAGGTACATTATAAATCATCATAAATAATAAGGTCACTCTATATCGTGACTAACACTAttcatactcttaatttttacatcagCGCTCAAATTCTATAACTTACTCATAAAATCTTAGAACTAAAGACTGCTTATCATGACTATCGCATATTGCTCTACACTGCCACATCAttaaattaatttatttttatatttattttaacttacactgaaatattaataattatacatatgaTCATAATTTTTTTAAACAACGCTTTTATTAACAACACAAATATGGTTATAATTTTTTGTTAAAGAAAGACATAAGTGTTATGTATTTTGTTTTTGTACATGATTTGCATTAAAGGTGTTGTACAATATGAATTAAAACTTATACGTGATGCATTAAAGGTGTTGTACAACATGAATTAAAGCTTATACATGATGCATTAAAGGGTGTTGTATATTATGAAATAAAATATGTACAATAGCCTTAAGGGGTTTTTGTTGCATAAATTAGTAATATGGGACCCACATAACGTATGGAATGTGCTTAAGCTTCTCGCCAAATTTACGGTGAATGCAAGTAACTAACGTGGGTAACTAGCTCATGcttatggttagttacgggtaacgACGGGTAACTAGCGGGTAACTAACCTTACGGAGTGGTCTAAGAGGAGTTATTTGTAaagattttatttttaaaatacatAAGCAATGGCTAAGTTTAATTTAGGGTGTGATGTGATTTTTGGGATCGTAATTTCGTGTTAGCGTGGTGCATGGAATCTTTTAGTGTGTTGTGATATATCTTTTGTATTCGGGTAGCTTCTTACTACGGAGTAGTATTTTATATGGGTATAATTTATAACAAAAATCTTAACATTCAAAAATATTCTATGTATACATTATTATAAAACACGTGTCATTATGTTTACGTGTCATCTTCTCAATTAATCTAATTTAAATTGTCCTACGTATCATTCTAttaaaaaactaaactaaatattagaTTAATTATTAACTAAAATATGGTGATGGTTACCTTTTAAAAGATaaagataaaatatatatattataattttaaagtTAAATTAAGGAAATACTCCGTATTCTAAATAAAACTAAAAGTCTTCTCAATTAATCTAATTTAAATTGTCCTACGTGTCATTCTAttaaaaaactaaactaaatattagaTTAATTATTAACTAAAATATGGTGATGGTTACCTTTTAAAAgataaagataatatatatatatatatatatatatatatatatatatatatatatatatatatatatatatatatatatatatatatatattataattttaaagtTAAATTAAGGAAATACTCCGTATATTCTAAATAAAACTAAAAGATTGAATTCATGTTGATGTGCCCGGCCAACTTGCACCTAACACATTTGATCCGTTCACATATTTCGTTGCTTACCGCTATTTAATACCCCCGTTTCAAAATAATTGTCCTGTTGGACTTTTTAAAGTTAATTGATTAAGTTTTGACTttaattattttttgtttttttctattagatatttgatgaaatttatatgaatagaTTGTTTTTTTATTGTGTTTTCATTTGGTGTAACTTTCATccgatattatataacacaaagaaataTATTAAAAGTCAAAGTTGGAGAAGAAAGATTCAAAAAGTCAAACCATGACAATTATTTTGGGATGGAGGGAGTAACataaaaaataaatacatatacataagttGATAAAAAAATGTTCCTTAaataagttatttttaatattcaATCCACGTATTCATAAAATTACGGGCTAATAGATATATGCAGGGGCGTTTTTTAGAAGGGACAAGCGGGGGCAGCCGCCCCCAGTGAATTTGCAATTTTCAgtataaaaattttggatttttcgactttgctccCAGtgtattttttttttgccccaaaacctacatattttgtctcaaaaccttcaaattttgcccaaaaatctccaaattttacctcaaaaccttcaaattttgcccataaaccttcaaattttgccccaaaaccttcataatttgcctaaaaaaCTTTCATTTTtttccccaaaacctccatattttgccaaaaaaattgctacgttttaatttttttttgcccccggtgaaaaaaatcctggtaccgccactggatatgtatacatatttaattCCATCCCTACGACCATACGTTGTCATTCGAAAGGTTTAACAAGTTTGTTTTAAATTGCTACCAAAAGAGAATTATTCATGGCTTTATAGGCTATAACATGTACTATATGTGTTATTGTTATTTTTTTCATGTACAatcttattttaattttaatttattatgaaaataattgtattattaataacacGAAAATATAGCTGAATATCTATTATTCCATAATATTTTTAACTCTGGTTAATATATTGTCTTTTGTTTATTTAGCTAACAACACCCGACCATATTATTATCcatgttaaaaatatgattttataaGTATAATTTAATGACCATTTAATTAATACATGATATAAAAAATGATAACATGTACTCAGTTGTTAAAAGTAGTATATCTAAAAATTTGTACATTATTCGATTAAAtagtttatatttattattactaccaAATTAAATAATTATTTGGTAAATTTTTAAATGATCTCTCTAGCAAAACATTtgcatcaagattaatattattatgtaaaataTAACTCAATTGCTATGTTCATTTGAGTTATATGATGCAATTTAGTTTTGATTAAAGtgattgatttaaaaaaaaaaataaaaaattaactcTAGAAAGCAAAAATCAAACATCGTCATGTTTTGATAAATTTGTTGTTTTATGACTTTTATGTACGAAGTATCATGTTATACTTATCGATATCAATATAAATATTCTCAACTAACCTTATACGTCTCCTTCAATAAATCTAAATCAATCGCAAGAATATATAACAAATCCTCAAATTACGGGCTCATAAAATGATTGTTTCTTATAATTGATAATTTTTTAGTTTTTATGTTTTCGTGCAACGTACGAGTACATAAAACTATAGATTAATAACCTAGTGAAATATaacaacaacaatattaataataacaaaacccAATTCAACATGTATGAAGTACGAGTAAAGTAATATGTAAACTATCTTTCCTATATCATAAAATAAAGAGAACTCATTTTTCTACCCAGAGTGAAATATCCCAATAGTGAAGAAATTCATCTCCTTCAATATTCTATAAATAGCGATATTACTTTCAAATAAACCTTCGGTCAGTAAGTAGGTTCGAAAAATGTGTGAGACGTCATGAAaaaggtagaatcaaattttcatagaTTTTAAACTTGTTTGAAGTTCAATTTAGGCTATAAGCGGCAGTCATGTCATCAGTAAATCAACGTTTGCTGTTGATTCGATTAATAGTCATTTAGAGAAATATAAGGTACTTCAATAAGCTATAAGGAGTACGTTATGTGTACATTCGTTCGTTGCCATCAAAGAGCTTATTGCAAACTGTATTGATGTGGAAAGATGATTAGGACTAGTGAGGAGCTATATGCTCTTTGTCTAATGTGCAATCTTATGTTGTACATTATATTATATAACATGTACAtttcactattttttttttttttcaagtcctTGAGATTTAATAGCCTCTCGATTTCAAGTAATTGAGAAAATTTAATTCAAGGAGGTCAAAACTATTATGTCTATATCCACATAACTAATGTTTAACTCTAGTGACAAGCATTCGCAACGGCTCAATTGTTAAAACAGTTATTTGAATTATATTTGAATTATGACACTTTTAAGGCACGTTAAATACCTGTATGTTAAGTTGTTAACCACATACTTGGTGCAATAAAACTTGTACATTGATCATACTACATTGCCTGAGGGGTATATGAGGGGGCAACCTATTTGTCCTCGACGAGTAGACGCATGTTCGATTTGAAGGGCCAAAATCTAATTGGTACTGCCAACAATTAGCTTCTCGGAGGGGATTTTTCCACCCTTCAAAAATTACTTGGAcatatcagaaaaaggattaaataagATTTCATTACTTCTCATCATCACAGTTGATTATTAGTTGCCTTAAAAAACAGTTGATCAAAATTTCCATTTATAGAAGAGTGCAAAAGGTAAATAACAAAGTTAGCCTCATCATCCTAAATCTATACAAAATGCCCACACATTTTCTAGTGTTTTTTCTTTTTTGGGGGGCTTTATAACCACTCTTCTACTCTGTTTCTCTATTGTTCATATTTTTACATATGCTTTTGTACACTCCACTAAACTAACTATCCCACCATTTTTGGGTGATCAAGAAGAAAATAAACTAAAAAGTTGAGATACATCTTCTATGTGTAGGAACTTTCAATTTTTTAAGATTTAATTCTTCATTCCATACTTTCGCAATATCTTGAGAAATTTTAATAGCATCAGCAGATACACCAGCAAGACCTCTTCTTGTAAACCCTGATGCATACAATCCACACTTTCCCTTCCAACAATTTGGAAATGGGGTCTTTGGGAATCCATTTTTAGCAAAGAATTTAGTTTCCTGTTAATAAAAAAAAGTCAAAAGTCTATTAgtcaacattaaagatttaatcttTATTTCAAAAACTTAGGAAAAATGGAAGCTTTTGCTCACCTGAAGCCAGTAAGGGACATTGCTGCAGTACCCAGTTGCTAAAACAACTGAATCAATATCAAGTGTTTCACCATTAACTAGCTCAACTGAGTTGCAATTGAATCTTTTGATCCCGGGTACAACTTTGATCTCGCCTGATCGAACTTTTTCAAGTGCACCAATGTCAAGAACTGGTGTTTTTCCATGTTGGTTTTTGAGTTGTAGTGGGCCTAAAGAGGGTCTTTTGATTCCATAAGCTTGTGTATTTCCAAGAATGAACCATGAGAGGAGTAATATAAGTTTGTCAACTAGCCATAAAGGTAGCCATTTCATTAGCATCACGGCTATATCAAATGTTGATTTTCCCATAATTTCTCTAGGCAAAACATGAACCTGCAATCAAAAACACACAAATTAGATGCTAATTTATAATGGGTATTGTTTTTCTTGAAAAAAGATTTGATCTTTTTTGTGGGTTCACTAAAAATTTTCAAGATTGCTTACCGAGCTTCGGACCACCATCAATGGGTTGGCTTTGTGGTTAGAGAGGTCTAGTGATAACTCCATGCCTGAATTTCCACATCCAACGACTAATACTTTCTTTCCACTATATTTCTCGCCGGACTTGTAATCTTTTGCATGAATTACTTCGCCGGAAAAGTCTTTTAGTCCATCAATTTCGGGTACTACACCTTCGGCATTTTCTCCACTTGCCACTACAAGCATTTGGCATATATACTCTGTTTCAGACTGGCATGACCCGTTTGAGGAGATGGTCACAACCCGCCAAAGATGGCAGGCTTCATCGTACTTAGCAGACTGCACACACTCATTGAATTGCGGTTTAATGTCGAATTTTTGCGCATAGTTTTCAAGATACGTGATGAATTGTTGTTTTGTGGGGTATTCAGGGTATTCTTCGGGAAAGGGTAATTGGGGAAGTTGGCAGAATTTTTTTGGGAGGTGTAGTTTTAGGCGGTTATAAGTGCGTTTTTGCCATATAGAAGCAATGCAATCGGATCTTTCGATGACAACAAAAGGAACCCCTTGTTCCCTAAGGCCAGCCGAGACGGCTAGCCCCGAGGGCCCGGCCCCTACAATGACAGGGCCGTTGATCCAAACACATCGACGACCACAAAATTCGTTTTGATCCGAAAAGCAAAACATGTTTAGAAGTTTTGATGGGATGTAAGATATAGTTTTGAAGTCTTGTTAAGTTCTTGAAGTATTAGTGTTTGTATGTTTAAATTTGAAGGTGAAATGATTGTTGTTGGAGTGATAGAGGAAGTTAAGATGAACATGTATATATAGAGAGGTGGTAGGGTGAGGgtcaataaatataaataaatcttTGAAAGGTCATTCTCAATTCATAAGCtaaatttcttttattattatattaatttaaattaaataatatatatactgtaTAT
The window above is part of the Rutidosis leptorrhynchoides isolate AG116_Rl617_1_P2 chromosome 1, CSIRO_AGI_Rlap_v1, whole genome shotgun sequence genome. Proteins encoded here:
- the LOC139880295 gene encoding probable indole-3-pyruvate monooxygenase YUCCA5 — protein: MFCFSDQNEFCGRRCVWINGPVIVGAGPSGLAVSAGLREQGVPFVVIERSDCIASIWQKRTYNRLKLHLPKKFCQLPQLPFPEEYPEYPTKQQFITYLENYAQKFDIKPQFNECVQSAKYDEACHLWRVVTISSNGSCQSETEYICQMLVVASGENAEGVVPEIDGLKDFSGEVIHAKDYKSGEKYSGKKVLVVGCGNSGMELSLDLSNHKANPLMVVRSSVHVLPREIMGKSTFDIAVMLMKWLPLWLVDKLILLLSWFILGNTQAYGIKRPSLGPLQLKNQHGKTPVLDIGALEKVRSGEIKVVPGIKRFNCNSVELVNGETLDIDSVVLATGYCSNVPYWLQETKFFAKNGFPKTPFPNCWKGKCGLYASGFTRRGLAGVSADAIKISQDIAKVWNEELNLKKLKVPTHRRCISTF